A portion of the Salarias fasciatus chromosome 15, fSalaFa1.1, whole genome shotgun sequence genome contains these proteins:
- the LOC115402270 gene encoding NLR family CARD domain-containing protein 3-like, whose product MCNVFFQAVLNSTMRAENTLFWSDLREGLRGTQSSFFSPQFRCEDSPGTSAAVCKQKLKCGLKKRFQCVFEGVSKAGESTFLNQIYTELHITEGGTAEVNEEHVVRQIETASRTADRAETIIRPGDIFKASPGRSQPIRTVLTQGVAGIGKTVLTQKFTLDWAEDKDNQDVHFTFPFTFRELNVLKEKKFSLVGLVHHFFPETKEAGICRFKDFQMVFILDGLDECRLPLDFQHTEFLTEVTESTSVDVLLTNLIRGKLLPSALLWITARPAAANQIPADCVDRVTEVRGFTDPQKEEYFRRRFREEEQASRIISHIKTSRSLHIMCHIPVFCWITATVLEKVLKSREGGELPKTLTQMYIHHLVVQAKVKMVKYDGGAATDPHWSPESREMMESLGKLAFEELQKRNLIFYEPDLTECGIDLRAASVYSGMLTQIFREESSLYQDKVFCFIHLSLQEFLAALHVHQTFITSGINLLEEQPKTSWWSNIWREKPNLHHLHQRAVDEALMSPNGHLDFFLRFLLGLSQQTNQSLLRGLLTQTGSSSQTNQETVQYIKKKLSESLSAERSINLFHCLNELNDGSLVEEIQQSLRSESLSTDELSPAQWSALVFILLSSEEDLEEFDLKKYSASEKALLKLLPVVKVSNKALYSSPPQSTPGRQALFHCLSVEQGQTDQ is encoded by the exons gaacttctgctgcagtctgcaagcagaagctgaaatgtggcctgaagaagaggttccagtgtgtgtttgagggagtctctaaagcaggagagtccaccttcctgaaccagatctacacagagctccacatcacagagggagggactgcagaggtcaatgaggaacatgtggtcagacagattgaaacagcatccaggacagcagacagagcagaaacaatcatcagaccaggagacatctttaaagcctcgcctggaagatctcaaccaatcagaacagtgctgacacagggagtggctggcattgggaaaacagtcctgacacagaagttcactctggactgggctgaagacaaagacaaccaggacgtccacttcacatttccattcaccttcagagagctgaatgtgctgaaggagaagaagttcagcttggtgggacttgttcatcacttcttccctgaaaccaaagaagcaggaatctgcagaTTTAAAGACTTCCAGAtggtcttcatcttggacggtctggatgagtgtcgactccctctggacttccagcacactgagttcctgactgaagttacagagtccacctcagtggatgttctgctgacaaacctcatcagggggaaactgcttccctctgctctcctctggatCACcgcacgacctgcagcagccaatcagatccctgctgactgtgtggacagggtgacagaggtccgagggttcactgacccccagaaggaggagtacttcaggaggaggttcagagaggaggagcaggccagcaggatcatctcccacatcaagacctcccgaagcctccacatcatgtgccacatcccggtcttctgctggatcactgctacagttctggaaaaggtgttgaagagcagagagggaggagagctgcccaagaccctgactcagatgtacatccaccacctggtggtccaggccaaagtcaagatggtcaagtatgatggaggagctgccacagatccacactggagtccagagagcagggagatgatggagtctctgggaaagctggcttttgaggagctgcagaaaagaaacctgatcttctatgaacccgacctgacagagtgtggcatcgatctcagagcagcctcagtgtactcaggaatgttgacacagatctttagagaggagagcagcctgtaccaggacaaggtgttctgcttcatccatctgagccttcaggagtttctggctgctcttcatgtccatcagaccttcatcacatctggaatcaacctgctggaagaacaACCCAAAACCTCCTGGTGGTCAAATATTTGGAGGGAGAAACCTaatctccaccatctccatcagagagcagtggacgaggccttgatgagtccaaatggacacctggacttcttcctccgcttcctcctgggtctttcacagCAGActaatcagagtctccttcgaggtctgctgacacagacaggaagtagctcacagaccaatcaggaaacagtccagtacatcaagaagaagctgagtgagagtctgtctgcagagagaagcatcaatctgttccactgtctgaatgaactgaatgatggttctttggtggaggagatccaacagtccctgagatcagaaagtctctccacagatgaactgtctcctgctcagtggtcagctctggtcttcatcttactgtcatcagaagaagatctggaggagtttgacctgaagaaatactctgcttcagagaaggctcttctgaagctgctgccagtggtcaaagtctccaacaaagctctgtac agcagcccccctcagagcACACCAGGCAGACAGGCCTTATTCCACTGCCTGTCAGTGGAGCAAGGCCAAACCGACCAATAG